Proteins encoded within one genomic window of Brassica rapa cultivar Chiifu-401-42 chromosome A09, CAAS_Brap_v3.01, whole genome shotgun sequence:
- the LOC103836764 gene encoding putative GTP diphosphokinase RSH1, chloroplastic isoform X2: protein MASASSMSVSVECVNICNLTKGDGNVRSDCNALSCAWKAPRALTGFLASTAHPPVCSLYLCGRSGRKSRVKSCAWQSYEYEVGFSEVTHFVNVRKILSSRSSCGGHRRCELYCLSSESSGASDDVTIETLWEDLFPAISYLSCKELEYVQKGLKLAFEAHDGQKRRSGEPFIIHPVAVARILGELELDWESIVAGLLHDTVEDTNFITFEKIEAEFGATVRHIVEGETKVSKLGKLKCKTDTESIQDVKADDLRQMFLAMTDEVRVIIVKLADRLHNMRTLCHMPPHKQSSIAAETLQVFAPLAKLLGMYSIKSELENLSFMYVSADDYEKVTSRIANLYKENEKELTEANRILVKKIEDDQFLDLVTVNTDVRSVCKETYSIYKAALKSKGSIDDYNQIAQLRIVVKPKPSAGVGPLCSPQQICYHVLGLVHEIWKPIPRTMKDYIATPKPNGYQSLHTTVIPFLYESMFRLEIQIRTEEMDLIAERGIAVYYNGRALSAELAENPIPLGRKSRGKTGCLNNADFALRYEVSYDSFFFQIGWLNAIREWQEEFVGNMSSREFVDTITRDLLGSRVFVFTPKGEIKNLPKGATVVDYAYLIHTEIGNKMVAAKVNGNLVSPTHVLENAEVVEILTYNALSSKSAFQRHKQWLQHAKTRSARHKIMRFLREQAAQCAAEITQDRVNDFVADSDSDVEDLTEDSRKSLQWWEKILVNVKQFQSQEKSRNATPASQNGSVWVPKVNGKHNKAVKNSSLENPEFFSPGDGIAKIFPANIPAYKEVLPGLDSWRASKIDSWHHLEGHSIEWLCVVSMARKGIIAEVTTVLAAEGITVCSCVAEIDRGRGLAVMLFQIEAYTESLVSVCVKVDLISGVLGWSSGCSWPRSVDNAQVLEC, encoded by the exons ATGGCTTCTGCTTCTTCCATGTCCG TGTCTGTGGAATGTGTGAACATATGCAATCTAACGAAAGGAGACGGGAATGTAAGAAGTGATTGCAATGCTCTCTCCTGTGCTTGGAAAGCTCCTAGAGCGTTAACTGGGTTTCTAGCTAGCACTGCTCATCCGCCTGTGTGTTCTTTGTATCTATGTGGCAGAAGTGGAAGAAAGAGTAGAGTAAAATCT TGCGCTTGGCAGAGTTATGAATATGAAGTAGGTTTCTCTGAGGTTACTCACTTTGTAAATGTGAGAAAAATCTTGAGCTCCAGATCATCTTGTGGTGGTCATAGAAGATGTGAACTGTATTGCTTATCATCTGAATCTTCTGGTGCTTCCGACGATGTTACCATCGAAACATTATGGGAG GACCTTTTCCCAGCGATATCTTACTTATCCTGTAAAGAATTAGAGTATGTTCAAAAGGGCCTCAAG TTAGCGTTTGAGGCACATGATGGTCAAAAGAGACGTAGTGGGGAACCATTCATTATACATCCAGTTGCAGTTGCTCGTATCCTTGGGGAACTT GAATTGGATTGGGAGTCTATTGTTGCTGGATTACTTCATGACACGGTCGAGGATACAAATTTTATTACTTTCGAAAAGATAGAAGCAGAGTTTGGTGCAACTGTTCGTCACATAGTAGAAGGGGAGACTAAG GTGTCAAAACTGGGAAAGTTGAAGTGTAAAACCGATACTGAATCAATACAAGATGTTAAAGCAGATGATTTGCGGCAGATGTTTCTGGCGATGACAGACGAG GTCCGCGTCATTATTGTCAAGCTAGCTGACCGGTTGCATAATATGAGAACTCTCTGCCACATGCCTCCCCATAAGCAG TCCAGCATTGCAGCGGAGACTTTGCAAGTCTTTGCTCCTTTAGCGAAATTGCTTGGAATGTATTCAATAAAG TCTGAACTGGAAAATCTGTCTTTCATGTACGTAAGTGCTGATGATTACGAGAAAGTCACAAGCAGGATCGCTAACCTCTACAAAGAGAATGAGAAAGAACTCACTGAG GCAAACAGAATTTTGGTGAAAAAGATTGAAGATGATCAGTTTTTGGACCTTGTTACTGTGAACACTGACGTTCGATCTGTCTGCAAGGAAACTTACAG CATATACAAAGCTGCACTCAAATCAAAAGGATCCATTGATGATTACAACCAGATTGCTCAG TTACGGATTGTTGTAAAGCCAAAACCTTCTGCGGGGGTCGGGCCTCTGTGCAGTCCACAACAG ATATGCTATCATGTTCTAGGGCTAGTTCATGAGATCTGGAAACCTATTCCTCGAACT ATGAAAGATTACATTGCGACACCAAAGCCTAATGGATACCAAAGCCTCCATACTACTGTGATTCCGTTCTTGTATGAGAGTATGTTTCGGCTGGAGATTCAG ATCAGAACCGAGGAGATGGACTTGATAGCTGAAAGGGGAATCGCTGTTTACTACAATGGCAGAGCTCTTTCTGCTGAGTTAGCTGAAAATCCGATTCCTTTAGGTAGAAAGTCAAGGGGGAAGACAGGTTGCCTCAACAATGCAGATTTTGCACTTAgg TATGAAGTTAGTTATGACAGTTTCTTTTTCCAGATCGGGTGGCTAAATGCAATTAGAGAATGGCAAGAGGAGTTTGTGGGTAACATGAGCTCTAGAGAATTTGTGGATACTATTACGAGGGATCTTTTAGGTAGTCGTGTGTTTGTATTCACACCTAAAGGAGAG ATAAAGAACCTTCCTAAAGGGGCCACCGTTGTTGACTACGCTTATCTGATTCACACGGAGATCGGAAACAAGATGGTTGCAGCAAAG GTGAATGGTAATCTTGTTTCCCCAACGCACGTTCTTGAGAATGCCGAGGTCGTGGAGATACTCACCTACAAC GCCCTCTCAAGCAAATCTGCTTTCCAGAGACATAAACAGTGGTTGCAACACGCCAAAACAAGGAGTGCAAGACACAAGATTATGAGG TTTCTAAGGGAGCAAGCTGCGCAATGTGCTGCAGAAATAACCCAGGATCGAGTCAATGACTTTGTGGCGGACTCTGACAGTGACGTGGAAGACCTCACGGAAGATTCAAGAAAGAGCTTACAGTGGTGGGAGAAAATTCTCGTTAATGTTAAGCAGTTCCAGTCACAAGAGAAAAGCAGAAACGCAACACCGGCTTCTCAAAACGGTAGCGTTTGGGTCCCAAAGGTGAATGGGAAACACAACAAAGCCGTCAAGAACTCGAGTCTGGAGAATCCAGAGTTCTTCTCACCTGGAGATGGAATTGCCAAGATTTTTCCTGCTAACATCCCTGCGTACAAAGAAGTGCTGCCCGGTTTAGACAGCTGGCGAGCCAGTAAGATCGACTCATGGCATCATCTGGAAGGTCACTCCATCGAGTGGTTATGTGTTGTATCCATGGCTCGTAAAG GCATAATCGCAGAGGTTACAACAGTCCTTGCAGCTGAAGGCATCACAGTATGTTCTTGCGTG GCTGAGATTGACAGAGGAAGAGGATTAGCAGTAATGTTGTTTCAAATAGAAGCATACACTGAAAGTTtg GTTAGCGTTTGCGTAAAGGTGGATCTAATCTCGGGTGTGTTGGGGTGGTCCAGTGGTTGCAGCTGGCCAAGATCAGTAGATAATGCTCAAGTTCTTGAGTGTTAA
- the LOC103836764 gene encoding putative GTP diphosphokinase RSH1, chloroplastic isoform X3: protein MASASSMSVSVECVNICNLTKGDGNVRSDCNALSCAWKAPRALTGFLASTAHPPVCSLYLCGRSGRKSRVKSCAWQSYEYEVGFSEVTHFVNVRKILSSRSSCGGHRRCELYCLSSESSGASDDVTIETLWEDLFPAISYLSCKELEYVQKGLKLAFEAHDGQKRRSGEPFIIHPVAVARILGELELDWESIVAGLLHDTVEDTNFITFEKIEAEFGATVRHIVEGETKVSKLGKLKCKTDTESIQDVKADDLRQMFLAMTDEVRVIIVKLADRLHNMRTLCHMPPHKQSSIAAETLQVFAPLAKLLGMYSIKSELENLSFMYVSADDYEKVTSRIANLYKENEKELTEANRILVKKIEDDQFLDLVTVNTDVRSVCKETYSIYKAALKSKGSIDDYNQIAQQLRIVVKPKPSAGVGPLCSPQQICYHVLGLVHEIWKPIPRTMKDYIATPKPNGYQSLHTTVIPFLYESMFRLEIQIRTEEMDLIAERGIAVYYNGRALSAELAENPIPLGRKSRGKTGCLNNADFALRIGWLNAIREWQEEFVGNMSSREFVDTITRDLLGSRVFVFTPKGEIKNLPKGATVVDYAYLIHTEIGNKMVAAKVNGNLVSPTHVLENAEVVEILTYNALSSKSAFQRHKQWLQHAKTRSARHKIMRFLREQAAQCAAEITQDRVNDFVADSDSDVEDLTEDSRKSLQWWEKILVNVKQFQSQEKSRNATPASQNGSVWVPKVNGKHNKAVKNSSLENPEFFSPGDGIAKIFPANIPAYKEVLPGLDSWRASKIDSWHHLEGHSIEWLCVVSMARKGIIAEVTTVLAAEGITVCSCVAEIDRGRGLAVMLFQIEAYTESLVSVCVKVDLISGVLGWSSGCSWPRSVDNAQVLEC from the exons ATGGCTTCTGCTTCTTCCATGTCCG TGTCTGTGGAATGTGTGAACATATGCAATCTAACGAAAGGAGACGGGAATGTAAGAAGTGATTGCAATGCTCTCTCCTGTGCTTGGAAAGCTCCTAGAGCGTTAACTGGGTTTCTAGCTAGCACTGCTCATCCGCCTGTGTGTTCTTTGTATCTATGTGGCAGAAGTGGAAGAAAGAGTAGAGTAAAATCT TGCGCTTGGCAGAGTTATGAATATGAAGTAGGTTTCTCTGAGGTTACTCACTTTGTAAATGTGAGAAAAATCTTGAGCTCCAGATCATCTTGTGGTGGTCATAGAAGATGTGAACTGTATTGCTTATCATCTGAATCTTCTGGTGCTTCCGACGATGTTACCATCGAAACATTATGGGAG GACCTTTTCCCAGCGATATCTTACTTATCCTGTAAAGAATTAGAGTATGTTCAAAAGGGCCTCAAG TTAGCGTTTGAGGCACATGATGGTCAAAAGAGACGTAGTGGGGAACCATTCATTATACATCCAGTTGCAGTTGCTCGTATCCTTGGGGAACTT GAATTGGATTGGGAGTCTATTGTTGCTGGATTACTTCATGACACGGTCGAGGATACAAATTTTATTACTTTCGAAAAGATAGAAGCAGAGTTTGGTGCAACTGTTCGTCACATAGTAGAAGGGGAGACTAAG GTGTCAAAACTGGGAAAGTTGAAGTGTAAAACCGATACTGAATCAATACAAGATGTTAAAGCAGATGATTTGCGGCAGATGTTTCTGGCGATGACAGACGAG GTCCGCGTCATTATTGTCAAGCTAGCTGACCGGTTGCATAATATGAGAACTCTCTGCCACATGCCTCCCCATAAGCAG TCCAGCATTGCAGCGGAGACTTTGCAAGTCTTTGCTCCTTTAGCGAAATTGCTTGGAATGTATTCAATAAAG TCTGAACTGGAAAATCTGTCTTTCATGTACGTAAGTGCTGATGATTACGAGAAAGTCACAAGCAGGATCGCTAACCTCTACAAAGAGAATGAGAAAGAACTCACTGAG GCAAACAGAATTTTGGTGAAAAAGATTGAAGATGATCAGTTTTTGGACCTTGTTACTGTGAACACTGACGTTCGATCTGTCTGCAAGGAAACTTACAG CATATACAAAGCTGCACTCAAATCAAAAGGATCCATTGATGATTACAACCAGATTGCTCAG caGTTACGGATTGTTGTAAAGCCAAAACCTTCTGCGGGGGTCGGGCCTCTGTGCAGTCCACAACAG ATATGCTATCATGTTCTAGGGCTAGTTCATGAGATCTGGAAACCTATTCCTCGAACT ATGAAAGATTACATTGCGACACCAAAGCCTAATGGATACCAAAGCCTCCATACTACTGTGATTCCGTTCTTGTATGAGAGTATGTTTCGGCTGGAGATTCAG ATCAGAACCGAGGAGATGGACTTGATAGCTGAAAGGGGAATCGCTGTTTACTACAATGGCAGAGCTCTTTCTGCTGAGTTAGCTGAAAATCCGATTCCTTTAGGTAGAAAGTCAAGGGGGAAGACAGGTTGCCTCAACAATGCAGATTTTGCACTTAgg ATCGGGTGGCTAAATGCAATTAGAGAATGGCAAGAGGAGTTTGTGGGTAACATGAGCTCTAGAGAATTTGTGGATACTATTACGAGGGATCTTTTAGGTAGTCGTGTGTTTGTATTCACACCTAAAGGAGAG ATAAAGAACCTTCCTAAAGGGGCCACCGTTGTTGACTACGCTTATCTGATTCACACGGAGATCGGAAACAAGATGGTTGCAGCAAAG GTGAATGGTAATCTTGTTTCCCCAACGCACGTTCTTGAGAATGCCGAGGTCGTGGAGATACTCACCTACAAC GCCCTCTCAAGCAAATCTGCTTTCCAGAGACATAAACAGTGGTTGCAACACGCCAAAACAAGGAGTGCAAGACACAAGATTATGAGG TTTCTAAGGGAGCAAGCTGCGCAATGTGCTGCAGAAATAACCCAGGATCGAGTCAATGACTTTGTGGCGGACTCTGACAGTGACGTGGAAGACCTCACGGAAGATTCAAGAAAGAGCTTACAGTGGTGGGAGAAAATTCTCGTTAATGTTAAGCAGTTCCAGTCACAAGAGAAAAGCAGAAACGCAACACCGGCTTCTCAAAACGGTAGCGTTTGGGTCCCAAAGGTGAATGGGAAACACAACAAAGCCGTCAAGAACTCGAGTCTGGAGAATCCAGAGTTCTTCTCACCTGGAGATGGAATTGCCAAGATTTTTCCTGCTAACATCCCTGCGTACAAAGAAGTGCTGCCCGGTTTAGACAGCTGGCGAGCCAGTAAGATCGACTCATGGCATCATCTGGAAGGTCACTCCATCGAGTGGTTATGTGTTGTATCCATGGCTCGTAAAG GCATAATCGCAGAGGTTACAACAGTCCTTGCAGCTGAAGGCATCACAGTATGTTCTTGCGTG GCTGAGATTGACAGAGGAAGAGGATTAGCAGTAATGTTGTTTCAAATAGAAGCATACACTGAAAGTTtg GTTAGCGTTTGCGTAAAGGTGGATCTAATCTCGGGTGTGTTGGGGTGGTCCAGTGGTTGCAGCTGGCCAAGATCAGTAGATAATGCTCAAGTTCTTGAGTGTTAA
- the LOC103836764 gene encoding putative GTP diphosphokinase RSH1, chloroplastic isoform X4 — MASASSMSVSVECVNICNLTKGDGNVRSDCNALSCAWKAPRALTGFLASTAHPPVCSLYLCGRSGRKSRVKSCAWQSYEYEVGFSEVTHFVNVRKILSSRSSCGGHRRCELYCLSSESSGASDDVTIETLWEDLFPAISYLSCKELEYVQKGLKLAFEAHDGQKRRSGEPFIIHPVAVARILGELELDWESIVAGLLHDTVEDTNFITFEKIEAEFGATVRHIVEGETKVSKLGKLKCKTDTESIQDVKADDLRQMFLAMTDEVRVIIVKLADRLHNMRTLCHMPPHKQSSIAAETLQVFAPLAKLLGMYSIKSELENLSFMYVSADDYEKVTSRIANLYKENEKELTEANRILVKKIEDDQFLDLVTVNTDVRSVCKETYSIYKAALKSKGSIDDYNQIAQLRIVVKPKPSAGVGPLCSPQQICYHVLGLVHEIWKPIPRTMKDYIATPKPNGYQSLHTTVIPFLYESMFRLEIQIRTEEMDLIAERGIAVYYNGRALSAELAENPIPLGRKSRGKTGCLNNADFALRIGWLNAIREWQEEFVGNMSSREFVDTITRDLLGSRVFVFTPKGEIKNLPKGATVVDYAYLIHTEIGNKMVAAKVNGNLVSPTHVLENAEVVEILTYNALSSKSAFQRHKQWLQHAKTRSARHKIMRFLREQAAQCAAEITQDRVNDFVADSDSDVEDLTEDSRKSLQWWEKILVNVKQFQSQEKSRNATPASQNGSVWVPKVNGKHNKAVKNSSLENPEFFSPGDGIAKIFPANIPAYKEVLPGLDSWRASKIDSWHHLEGHSIEWLCVVSMARKGIIAEVTTVLAAEGITVCSCVAEIDRGRGLAVMLFQIEAYTESLVSVCVKVDLISGVLGWSSGCSWPRSVDNAQVLEC; from the exons ATGGCTTCTGCTTCTTCCATGTCCG TGTCTGTGGAATGTGTGAACATATGCAATCTAACGAAAGGAGACGGGAATGTAAGAAGTGATTGCAATGCTCTCTCCTGTGCTTGGAAAGCTCCTAGAGCGTTAACTGGGTTTCTAGCTAGCACTGCTCATCCGCCTGTGTGTTCTTTGTATCTATGTGGCAGAAGTGGAAGAAAGAGTAGAGTAAAATCT TGCGCTTGGCAGAGTTATGAATATGAAGTAGGTTTCTCTGAGGTTACTCACTTTGTAAATGTGAGAAAAATCTTGAGCTCCAGATCATCTTGTGGTGGTCATAGAAGATGTGAACTGTATTGCTTATCATCTGAATCTTCTGGTGCTTCCGACGATGTTACCATCGAAACATTATGGGAG GACCTTTTCCCAGCGATATCTTACTTATCCTGTAAAGAATTAGAGTATGTTCAAAAGGGCCTCAAG TTAGCGTTTGAGGCACATGATGGTCAAAAGAGACGTAGTGGGGAACCATTCATTATACATCCAGTTGCAGTTGCTCGTATCCTTGGGGAACTT GAATTGGATTGGGAGTCTATTGTTGCTGGATTACTTCATGACACGGTCGAGGATACAAATTTTATTACTTTCGAAAAGATAGAAGCAGAGTTTGGTGCAACTGTTCGTCACATAGTAGAAGGGGAGACTAAG GTGTCAAAACTGGGAAAGTTGAAGTGTAAAACCGATACTGAATCAATACAAGATGTTAAAGCAGATGATTTGCGGCAGATGTTTCTGGCGATGACAGACGAG GTCCGCGTCATTATTGTCAAGCTAGCTGACCGGTTGCATAATATGAGAACTCTCTGCCACATGCCTCCCCATAAGCAG TCCAGCATTGCAGCGGAGACTTTGCAAGTCTTTGCTCCTTTAGCGAAATTGCTTGGAATGTATTCAATAAAG TCTGAACTGGAAAATCTGTCTTTCATGTACGTAAGTGCTGATGATTACGAGAAAGTCACAAGCAGGATCGCTAACCTCTACAAAGAGAATGAGAAAGAACTCACTGAG GCAAACAGAATTTTGGTGAAAAAGATTGAAGATGATCAGTTTTTGGACCTTGTTACTGTGAACACTGACGTTCGATCTGTCTGCAAGGAAACTTACAG CATATACAAAGCTGCACTCAAATCAAAAGGATCCATTGATGATTACAACCAGATTGCTCAG TTACGGATTGTTGTAAAGCCAAAACCTTCTGCGGGGGTCGGGCCTCTGTGCAGTCCACAACAG ATATGCTATCATGTTCTAGGGCTAGTTCATGAGATCTGGAAACCTATTCCTCGAACT ATGAAAGATTACATTGCGACACCAAAGCCTAATGGATACCAAAGCCTCCATACTACTGTGATTCCGTTCTTGTATGAGAGTATGTTTCGGCTGGAGATTCAG ATCAGAACCGAGGAGATGGACTTGATAGCTGAAAGGGGAATCGCTGTTTACTACAATGGCAGAGCTCTTTCTGCTGAGTTAGCTGAAAATCCGATTCCTTTAGGTAGAAAGTCAAGGGGGAAGACAGGTTGCCTCAACAATGCAGATTTTGCACTTAgg ATCGGGTGGCTAAATGCAATTAGAGAATGGCAAGAGGAGTTTGTGGGTAACATGAGCTCTAGAGAATTTGTGGATACTATTACGAGGGATCTTTTAGGTAGTCGTGTGTTTGTATTCACACCTAAAGGAGAG ATAAAGAACCTTCCTAAAGGGGCCACCGTTGTTGACTACGCTTATCTGATTCACACGGAGATCGGAAACAAGATGGTTGCAGCAAAG GTGAATGGTAATCTTGTTTCCCCAACGCACGTTCTTGAGAATGCCGAGGTCGTGGAGATACTCACCTACAAC GCCCTCTCAAGCAAATCTGCTTTCCAGAGACATAAACAGTGGTTGCAACACGCCAAAACAAGGAGTGCAAGACACAAGATTATGAGG TTTCTAAGGGAGCAAGCTGCGCAATGTGCTGCAGAAATAACCCAGGATCGAGTCAATGACTTTGTGGCGGACTCTGACAGTGACGTGGAAGACCTCACGGAAGATTCAAGAAAGAGCTTACAGTGGTGGGAGAAAATTCTCGTTAATGTTAAGCAGTTCCAGTCACAAGAGAAAAGCAGAAACGCAACACCGGCTTCTCAAAACGGTAGCGTTTGGGTCCCAAAGGTGAATGGGAAACACAACAAAGCCGTCAAGAACTCGAGTCTGGAGAATCCAGAGTTCTTCTCACCTGGAGATGGAATTGCCAAGATTTTTCCTGCTAACATCCCTGCGTACAAAGAAGTGCTGCCCGGTTTAGACAGCTGGCGAGCCAGTAAGATCGACTCATGGCATCATCTGGAAGGTCACTCCATCGAGTGGTTATGTGTTGTATCCATGGCTCGTAAAG GCATAATCGCAGAGGTTACAACAGTCCTTGCAGCTGAAGGCATCACAGTATGTTCTTGCGTG GCTGAGATTGACAGAGGAAGAGGATTAGCAGTAATGTTGTTTCAAATAGAAGCATACACTGAAAGTTtg GTTAGCGTTTGCGTAAAGGTGGATCTAATCTCGGGTGTGTTGGGGTGGTCCAGTGGTTGCAGCTGGCCAAGATCAGTAGATAATGCTCAAGTTCTTGAGTGTTAA
- the LOC103836764 gene encoding putative GTP diphosphokinase RSH1, chloroplastic isoform X1, which produces MASASSMSVSVECVNICNLTKGDGNVRSDCNALSCAWKAPRALTGFLASTAHPPVCSLYLCGRSGRKSRVKSCAWQSYEYEVGFSEVTHFVNVRKILSSRSSCGGHRRCELYCLSSESSGASDDVTIETLWEDLFPAISYLSCKELEYVQKGLKLAFEAHDGQKRRSGEPFIIHPVAVARILGELELDWESIVAGLLHDTVEDTNFITFEKIEAEFGATVRHIVEGETKVSKLGKLKCKTDTESIQDVKADDLRQMFLAMTDEVRVIIVKLADRLHNMRTLCHMPPHKQSSIAAETLQVFAPLAKLLGMYSIKSELENLSFMYVSADDYEKVTSRIANLYKENEKELTEANRILVKKIEDDQFLDLVTVNTDVRSVCKETYSIYKAALKSKGSIDDYNQIAQQLRIVVKPKPSAGVGPLCSPQQICYHVLGLVHEIWKPIPRTMKDYIATPKPNGYQSLHTTVIPFLYESMFRLEIQIRTEEMDLIAERGIAVYYNGRALSAELAENPIPLGRKSRGKTGCLNNADFALRYEVSYDSFFFQIGWLNAIREWQEEFVGNMSSREFVDTITRDLLGSRVFVFTPKGEIKNLPKGATVVDYAYLIHTEIGNKMVAAKVNGNLVSPTHVLENAEVVEILTYNALSSKSAFQRHKQWLQHAKTRSARHKIMRFLREQAAQCAAEITQDRVNDFVADSDSDVEDLTEDSRKSLQWWEKILVNVKQFQSQEKSRNATPASQNGSVWVPKVNGKHNKAVKNSSLENPEFFSPGDGIAKIFPANIPAYKEVLPGLDSWRASKIDSWHHLEGHSIEWLCVVSMARKGIIAEVTTVLAAEGITVCSCVAEIDRGRGLAVMLFQIEAYTESLVSVCVKVDLISGVLGWSSGCSWPRSVDNAQVLEC; this is translated from the exons ATGGCTTCTGCTTCTTCCATGTCCG TGTCTGTGGAATGTGTGAACATATGCAATCTAACGAAAGGAGACGGGAATGTAAGAAGTGATTGCAATGCTCTCTCCTGTGCTTGGAAAGCTCCTAGAGCGTTAACTGGGTTTCTAGCTAGCACTGCTCATCCGCCTGTGTGTTCTTTGTATCTATGTGGCAGAAGTGGAAGAAAGAGTAGAGTAAAATCT TGCGCTTGGCAGAGTTATGAATATGAAGTAGGTTTCTCTGAGGTTACTCACTTTGTAAATGTGAGAAAAATCTTGAGCTCCAGATCATCTTGTGGTGGTCATAGAAGATGTGAACTGTATTGCTTATCATCTGAATCTTCTGGTGCTTCCGACGATGTTACCATCGAAACATTATGGGAG GACCTTTTCCCAGCGATATCTTACTTATCCTGTAAAGAATTAGAGTATGTTCAAAAGGGCCTCAAG TTAGCGTTTGAGGCACATGATGGTCAAAAGAGACGTAGTGGGGAACCATTCATTATACATCCAGTTGCAGTTGCTCGTATCCTTGGGGAACTT GAATTGGATTGGGAGTCTATTGTTGCTGGATTACTTCATGACACGGTCGAGGATACAAATTTTATTACTTTCGAAAAGATAGAAGCAGAGTTTGGTGCAACTGTTCGTCACATAGTAGAAGGGGAGACTAAG GTGTCAAAACTGGGAAAGTTGAAGTGTAAAACCGATACTGAATCAATACAAGATGTTAAAGCAGATGATTTGCGGCAGATGTTTCTGGCGATGACAGACGAG GTCCGCGTCATTATTGTCAAGCTAGCTGACCGGTTGCATAATATGAGAACTCTCTGCCACATGCCTCCCCATAAGCAG TCCAGCATTGCAGCGGAGACTTTGCAAGTCTTTGCTCCTTTAGCGAAATTGCTTGGAATGTATTCAATAAAG TCTGAACTGGAAAATCTGTCTTTCATGTACGTAAGTGCTGATGATTACGAGAAAGTCACAAGCAGGATCGCTAACCTCTACAAAGAGAATGAGAAAGAACTCACTGAG GCAAACAGAATTTTGGTGAAAAAGATTGAAGATGATCAGTTTTTGGACCTTGTTACTGTGAACACTGACGTTCGATCTGTCTGCAAGGAAACTTACAG CATATACAAAGCTGCACTCAAATCAAAAGGATCCATTGATGATTACAACCAGATTGCTCAG caGTTACGGATTGTTGTAAAGCCAAAACCTTCTGCGGGGGTCGGGCCTCTGTGCAGTCCACAACAG ATATGCTATCATGTTCTAGGGCTAGTTCATGAGATCTGGAAACCTATTCCTCGAACT ATGAAAGATTACATTGCGACACCAAAGCCTAATGGATACCAAAGCCTCCATACTACTGTGATTCCGTTCTTGTATGAGAGTATGTTTCGGCTGGAGATTCAG ATCAGAACCGAGGAGATGGACTTGATAGCTGAAAGGGGAATCGCTGTTTACTACAATGGCAGAGCTCTTTCTGCTGAGTTAGCTGAAAATCCGATTCCTTTAGGTAGAAAGTCAAGGGGGAAGACAGGTTGCCTCAACAATGCAGATTTTGCACTTAgg TATGAAGTTAGTTATGACAGTTTCTTTTTCCAGATCGGGTGGCTAAATGCAATTAGAGAATGGCAAGAGGAGTTTGTGGGTAACATGAGCTCTAGAGAATTTGTGGATACTATTACGAGGGATCTTTTAGGTAGTCGTGTGTTTGTATTCACACCTAAAGGAGAG ATAAAGAACCTTCCTAAAGGGGCCACCGTTGTTGACTACGCTTATCTGATTCACACGGAGATCGGAAACAAGATGGTTGCAGCAAAG GTGAATGGTAATCTTGTTTCCCCAACGCACGTTCTTGAGAATGCCGAGGTCGTGGAGATACTCACCTACAAC GCCCTCTCAAGCAAATCTGCTTTCCAGAGACATAAACAGTGGTTGCAACACGCCAAAACAAGGAGTGCAAGACACAAGATTATGAGG TTTCTAAGGGAGCAAGCTGCGCAATGTGCTGCAGAAATAACCCAGGATCGAGTCAATGACTTTGTGGCGGACTCTGACAGTGACGTGGAAGACCTCACGGAAGATTCAAGAAAGAGCTTACAGTGGTGGGAGAAAATTCTCGTTAATGTTAAGCAGTTCCAGTCACAAGAGAAAAGCAGAAACGCAACACCGGCTTCTCAAAACGGTAGCGTTTGGGTCCCAAAGGTGAATGGGAAACACAACAAAGCCGTCAAGAACTCGAGTCTGGAGAATCCAGAGTTCTTCTCACCTGGAGATGGAATTGCCAAGATTTTTCCTGCTAACATCCCTGCGTACAAAGAAGTGCTGCCCGGTTTAGACAGCTGGCGAGCCAGTAAGATCGACTCATGGCATCATCTGGAAGGTCACTCCATCGAGTGGTTATGTGTTGTATCCATGGCTCGTAAAG GCATAATCGCAGAGGTTACAACAGTCCTTGCAGCTGAAGGCATCACAGTATGTTCTTGCGTG GCTGAGATTGACAGAGGAAGAGGATTAGCAGTAATGTTGTTTCAAATAGAAGCATACACTGAAAGTTtg GTTAGCGTTTGCGTAAAGGTGGATCTAATCTCGGGTGTGTTGGGGTGGTCCAGTGGTTGCAGCTGGCCAAGATCAGTAGATAATGCTCAAGTTCTTGAGTGTTAA